The DNA region GGATATATTCAGAAAACGTATCGGATTAGACGAATCTATTTCAACAGATTCCGAATTCAGCCAAGAACTCGAACAAGCTTTTTCCGAAATCTTAGACGAATTAAATCAAGAACCAAACGAATAACGCTATTCCTGTTTACCGATAAATCGGTACAGGTGTGGGACAGATTAGCGAACAAAAAAAATTTAACTATGAAAATACTATCACTAAAACTCAAAAATATCAACTCCTTGAAAGGAGAGCAAGAAATCAACTTTGCCGAAGGAATACTGGCGGAAGCAGGATTGTTTGCCATCGTAGGACCTACGGGTTCGGGTAAGTCCTCCCTTTTGGATGCTATCACCCTTGCGCTGTACAACCGAATTCCGAGGGTGCAAGGTAGCATTACCAAAAATGTGATTCAAGAATTGGGGGTCATTCTTACCCAACACACCACGGATTGCTATGCAGAAGTTCATTTTGAAGTGAAAGACAAAAAATATCGTGCGCATTGGAGTATAGAGCAAAACCGAAAAGGCAACTTAAACGAGCGTAAGCACGAACTATCCGATTCCGAAACAGGAGCTATCATCACCAACTCCATTTCCGATACTCCCAAGGAAATTGAAAAAATCATCGGGCTCAGCTACGAACAGTTTGTGCAATCTATGATGTTGGCGCAAGGGCAATTTGCCAAATTTTTGCAAGCCAATCAAAGCGAAAGAAGCAAACTTTTGGAAGAAATCACCGGAGGGCAGATTTATCGCAAAATCGGAATGAAAATTTTCCAAAAACATAAAGAGTTCAAAGCCAATCTGGAAGACAAACAAACGCAACTCAACGCAGTGCAAATCTTAAGCGAAGAAGAAAGGAAAACTTAAGCCAACAAGTCCAAGCGTTGGAAAAAGAAGCCAGGCAGTTCGAGGAGGAAGCTAAAGTTTTTGCAGCCGATATCAACACACACAAGCAGATACTAAATACCCAAAATGAAATTCAGAAAAATGAAACTGCACTAAACAATGTGCGGAAGGAAATCGAAAACAAAGCTTCAGAAAAAGCGAAACTCGAAACTCACGACCAATTGGTGGTTCACAGAGATGCCTTGCAGCAAATCAAAAGTTTGGAATCCGAATTTCAACAAGCAAAAACACAGATAGATAATCAAAAATCTAAAAAGCAAACTGCCCAAACCCAAAAAGATCAAGTATTGCGCCAAGCCGAAAAATTGTTGGTAACCATAGTTACCGAAAATCTATTAGAGCATGAGCTTCTAAAATTTACCGAAGAAATATCTAAACTACAACAAGAGGAAACCGACAAACAAAAAGAGGCACTCGCACTCAAAGCAGACATTGACAAGCAAATCAAAGCTTTGGCAGTAAAAGGCACAAAATTAGAATGGAACGCTTCTTTATCAGAGCAAATTTCCCAAAACATCCATCAAATCAATGACCACAAAACTGATTTGGGCATACAAGATGAAACCCAACTCCAATCCCAACTTCTCCACCTCAATACCATCAGCAGCCAAATCTCCGATTTCCTCCCTGTGCAAAGGGCTTATTTGCTAAAGCTAGAGAGATTTAACTCTGCTAATCAAGAACTTACAAGCTTAGAAGAAGAATCTAAGGCAGAGCTTGAAAAAATAGAAACCTACAGCAAGGCAATAAGCGATAATGAACCTGAATACCAAAAACTCAAAGCCGAAATAGAGCTGTACAACAAACATAAAAGCTTGGAGCAATATCGCGCTGAGTTGGTAGAAGGCGAACCTTGCCCATTATGTGGCGCTACCAAACATCCGTGGGCTACCGAACCCATCCAGGATTTGATGCAAGAAAAAACCGCTCGACTTCAAACCCTTGAGAAACTCATTCAATCCAACAAAATCAATTGGGAAGCAAGCAAAAAGTTGATGGATAAAAACAAGATCATTATTCAACAAAAAACCGATTGGATCAATAAAGAAGTGAAAACACTCCGCGAAGAAGCCGCCGGATTAGAAGCCGTAGAAAAAAAACTAAGATCACTCCACACCCCTACAAACATTGACCATACTTGGGAACAGGAATTGCAGCGCATCAACAGGCAAATTGGGGAG from Bacteroidota bacterium includes:
- a CDS encoding AAA family ATPase → MKILSLKLKNINSLKGEQEINFAEGILAEAGLFAIVGPTGSGKSSLLDAITLALYNRIPRVQGSITKNVIQELGVILTQHTTDCYAEVHFEVKDKKYRAHWSIEQNRKGNLNERKHELSDSETGAIITNSISDTPKEIEKIIGLSYEQFVQSMMLAQGQFAKFLQANQSERSKLLEEITGGQIYRKIGMKIFQKHKEFKANLEDKQTQLNAVQILSEEERKT